A portion of the Edaphobacter lichenicola genome contains these proteins:
- a CDS encoding non-canonical purine NTP pyrophosphatase: MPLILYIATTNPGKLRDFAATASPQIILTPLPGLKQIQAPAEDEPTFEGNARLKAIFYSHHAPNEIVIADDSGLEVDALHGAPGVRSARYADDHHFTDPPNATTDERNNLYLISNLTDIPLTERSARYHCVLAAARNGQILAIGHGAVEGEILTAPRGTDGFGYDPLFYLPAQNKTMAELDIATKLTFSHRGRAFAALISELNSALHSHPSR; the protein is encoded by the coding sequence ATGCCTCTCATCCTCTACATCGCCACCACCAACCCAGGCAAGCTTCGAGACTTCGCCGCCACAGCCTCGCCCCAAATAATACTCACACCCTTGCCCGGCCTCAAACAAATCCAAGCCCCTGCCGAAGACGAGCCCACCTTCGAAGGCAACGCCCGCCTCAAGGCCATCTTCTACTCCCACCACGCCCCCAACGAAATCGTCATCGCCGACGACTCCGGCCTCGAAGTCGATGCCCTCCACGGCGCCCCCGGCGTCCGCTCCGCACGCTACGCCGACGATCACCACTTCACCGATCCACCGAACGCCACCACAGACGAACGCAACAACCTCTACCTCATATCCAATCTCACCGACATCCCCCTTACCGAACGCAGCGCCCGCTATCACTGCGTCCTCGCCGCCGCGCGCAACGGCCAAATCCTCGCCATCGGCCACGGAGCCGTCGAAGGCGAGATCCTCACCGCACCCCGCGGCACAGACGGCTTCGGCTACGACCCCCTCTTTTACCTCCCTGCCCAAAACAAGACCATGGCCGAGCTCGACATCGCCACCAAGCTCACCTTCAGCCATCGCGGCCGAGCCTTCGCCGCCCTCATCTCCGAGTTAAACTCCGCACTCCACTCCCACCCCTCGCGATAA
- a CDS encoding DMP19 family protein: MTNRPDDYWELIEPIWDQINVYDGPDIFFNSYRTVKESIGQLYAAHFAQSEICNGGFRQLFGNSTGVLCPEAVQGFNLIGKPKTSSLLTSAMKSLGNPFPRERDKRRKAVESISKDLLHKLETEFFKQIEAESGGFVAAANAFAGKVSE; this comes from the coding sequence ATGACAAATAGACCCGACGACTATTGGGAGCTAATCGAGCCGATCTGGGATCAGATAAATGTCTATGACGGTCCCGATATTTTCTTCAATAGCTACCGAACCGTCAAGGAATCCATCGGTCAACTGTACGCCGCGCATTTCGCCCAGTCTGAAATCTGCAACGGTGGTTTTCGTCAACTCTTTGGAAACAGCACGGGGGTTTTGTGTCCTGAAGCAGTGCAGGGATTCAACCTGATTGGAAAGCCTAAAACATCAAGCTTGCTTACCTCAGCCATGAAATCCCTTGGCAATCCATTCCCCCGCGAACGCGATAAGCGTCGGAAAGCCGTCGAAAGTATCTCGAAGGATCTACTTCATAAACTCGAGACAGAATTCTTCAAGCAGATCGAAGCAGAGAGTGGCGGCTTCGTGGCCGCTGCTAACGCATTTGCGGGGAAGGTAAGCGAATGA
- a CDS encoding flagellar motor protein MotB, with the protein MSKKKHPEHVNHERWLVSYADFITLLFAFFVVLFASSQSDKKKQLKLSAAIQSAFTPLGTFDAHSKTPPLTDTNAAAITNSIPAAIVLPLPSTSTETLEQTEARLRKLLAEQVAAGRIPPGGVTMRITPDGLVISLHEAGFFPSGSAEVRAASIPMLSILATTLPAGPLRVEGHTDNVPIHTEQFASNWELSTARSTAIARLLLERGPINPANLSAAGYAEFHPVASNNTEDGRTQNRRVDVILLRHSANSQ; encoded by the coding sequence ATGAGCAAAAAAAAGCATCCCGAACACGTAAACCACGAGCGTTGGCTGGTCTCATACGCCGACTTCATCACCCTGCTCTTCGCTTTTTTTGTAGTACTCTTCGCCTCCAGCCAGTCGGACAAGAAGAAGCAGCTGAAACTATCTGCAGCAATCCAATCCGCCTTCACCCCGCTCGGGACCTTCGACGCACACTCGAAGACACCGCCGCTCACAGACACTAACGCCGCAGCCATCACGAACTCAATCCCCGCAGCTATCGTCCTGCCGCTCCCCTCCACCAGCACGGAGACTCTCGAACAGACCGAAGCCCGCTTGCGAAAGCTTCTCGCCGAACAGGTCGCCGCTGGCCGTATTCCTCCAGGCGGAGTGACCATGCGCATCACACCGGACGGCCTCGTCATCTCACTTCACGAGGCAGGCTTCTTTCCCTCCGGCTCCGCTGAAGTTCGTGCAGCGTCGATCCCGATGCTCTCCATCCTCGCAACCACTTTACCTGCGGGGCCGCTTCGCGTCGAAGGCCACACAGACAACGTGCCCATCCACACCGAGCAGTTCGCCAGTAACTGGGAGCTCTCGACCGCGCGCTCCACTGCAATCGCTCGCCTGCTCCTCGAACGCGGCCCCATCAATCCAGCGAACCTCTCCGCCGCCGGCTACGCCGAGTTTCACCCTGTCGCCAGCAACAACACGGAAGACGGACGCACGCAGAACCGCCGCGTCGACGTCATTCTTTTGCGACACTCAGCAAACTCACAATAA
- a CDS encoding flagellar motor protein: MDIASIGGIALAIIGILAGMMVEGGSIAQITQPTAAMIVIGGTVGAVMLQFPLNILVAAIKAIMKVFFHKGSNGEATLAQIVAFANKARRSGIVSLDADLASVSDPFLKQALMLAVDGTEPAEVRKIMQLELDNKSEIEEKIPAVFEAAGGYSPTVGIIGAVLGLIQVMKNLSNIDEVGRGIAVAFVATIYGVAMANLICLPAAGKLKFRHREEQMIKEMMLEGVISILEGMNPRMIETKLRTYLFDSHPAKATKSAEVNA; the protein is encoded by the coding sequence ATGGATATCGCCAGCATCGGCGGCATCGCTCTCGCTATCATCGGCATTCTCGCCGGCATGATGGTCGAAGGTGGCAGCATCGCTCAGATCACCCAACCCACTGCGGCCATGATCGTCATTGGCGGCACCGTCGGAGCGGTCATGCTCCAGTTCCCTCTCAATATCCTCGTCGCTGCCATCAAAGCAATCATGAAGGTTTTTTTTCACAAGGGATCGAACGGCGAAGCCACTCTCGCGCAGATAGTCGCGTTCGCCAACAAAGCCCGCAGAAGCGGTATCGTCTCGCTCGACGCCGACCTGGCAAGCGTCTCTGATCCCTTTCTCAAACAAGCCCTCATGCTCGCCGTCGATGGAACCGAGCCAGCCGAAGTCCGCAAGATCATGCAACTCGAACTTGATAACAAATCCGAGATCGAAGAGAAGATCCCTGCCGTCTTTGAAGCCGCTGGCGGCTACTCACCCACCGTCGGCATCATCGGCGCAGTCCTCGGACTCATCCAGGTCATGAAGAACCTCTCCAACATCGACGAAGTTGGACGAGGCATCGCCGTTGCTTTTGTCGCCACCATCTACGGCGTAGCCATGGCTAACCTCATCTGCCTCCCAGCCGCAGGAAAACTCAAGTTTCGTCATCGCGAAGAACAGATGATCAAAGAGATGATGCTCGAGGGTGTCATCTCAATCCTTGAAGGCATGAACCCGCGGATGATCGAGACCAAGCTCCGCACCTATCTCTTCGACTCGCATCCAGCGAAGGCCACCAAAAGCGCAGAGGTGAACGCATGA
- a CDS encoding flagellar FlbD family protein, with the protein MIELTRLNGSPLAVNCDLIKYAEAAPDTVLTLITGEKLVVLEPCSEVSERTLEYRSAVLRKAWPETAPAVIARSAHDADQRAREQDRKASNE; encoded by the coding sequence ATGATCGAACTGACACGCCTGAACGGTAGCCCTCTCGCCGTCAACTGCGACCTCATCAAGTATGCCGAGGCCGCGCCCGACACCGTCCTCACACTCATCACCGGCGAAAAGCTCGTCGTTCTCGAACCGTGCAGCGAGGTCTCGGAGCGCACCCTGGAGTATCGTTCAGCCGTTCTCCGCAAAGCTTGGCCCGAGACCGCACCAGCTGTCATCGCCCGCTCTGCGCACGACGCCGACCAGCGCGCTCGCGAACAGGACCGTAAAGCCTCCAACGAATAA
- a CDS encoding flagellin gives MSLGVLTNVAAINAENSLNSTQNSLNTVLEQLSSGSRINSGADDAAGLSIVDGLAANQAALTQSAQNAQNGVGLLQTADGALSQVTSLLDRAVTLATEASNGGLTTAQSTAADTEFQSIISQIGSIGSTTNFNSTGVFNQAAGTNFVLTDGTSAGLTTITSAATALTSASIGGQAFSAGTDNLLTTAAAGTTLTDITTAISGISAERGAIGANINQLNAASNVASTESVNLSAAQSSIQATNFGQATSDLAKFQVLDQTGISALAQANSTQQEILKLLQ, from the coding sequence ATGTCCTTAGGTGTTCTTACCAACGTTGCAGCGATCAACGCAGAAAACAGTCTCAACTCGACCCAGAACAGCCTTAATACTGTTCTCGAACAGCTGTCGTCGGGTTCGCGTATTAACAGTGGTGCCGATGATGCCGCCGGTCTTTCGATCGTAGATGGTCTCGCAGCCAACCAGGCTGCGTTGACTCAGTCTGCGCAGAATGCACAGAACGGTGTTGGCTTGCTGCAGACCGCCGATGGCGCGCTGTCGCAGGTTACCAGCCTGCTCGACCGCGCGGTCACCCTGGCGACGGAGGCCTCCAACGGTGGATTGACGACCGCTCAGTCGACTGCCGCCGATACCGAATTTCAGAGCATCATTTCACAGATCGGCAGCATCGGCAGCACAACGAACTTCAACAGCACCGGCGTCTTCAATCAGGCAGCGGGAACGAACTTCGTCCTCACCGACGGCACATCTGCTGGACTTACAACGATCACGTCTGCTGCAACTGCACTTACTTCCGCGAGTATCGGTGGTCAGGCCTTCTCTGCGGGTACCGATAATCTGTTGACCACGGCAGCTGCTGGAACCACGTTGACGGACATTACCACCGCGATCTCGGGTATTTCGGCTGAGCGTGGTGCGATTGGGGCCAACATCAACCAGTTGAATGCCGCCTCGAACGTGGCCAGCACGGAGAGCGTCAACCTGTCTGCCGCACAGAGCTCCATTCAAGCGACCAACTTTGGCCAGGCGACGAGCGACTTGGCGAAGTTCCAGGTTCTGGACCAGACCGGTATCAGCGCACTTGCGCAGGCCAACAGCACACAGCAGGAGATCCTGAAGCTGCTGCAGTAG
- the fliD gene encoding flagellar filament capping protein FliD, with the protein MGTVGLSFGSPTSGQGFDVASTVAQIQAASSAIENPWNSQLTALQAQDAVFTSLGTDLSTLTTSVQALTDFEGVFSEKEGSSSDTNTISLTSASSSAVPGSYTVVVNSLAQTSSSVSDAVANSNDTLSGNVVITVNGKTQTVSAQGDTLSQLADAINSAGAGVTASVLTDSTGSRLSLQSTTGGSAGQIDVSTSTLSDGGTSLGFTTQPGTDGSITVDGASLDVSSNTVTNAIPGVTFQLLADSVNKTNPVQIQVTSDNKDIETAVNNFVNAYNAVATDLTTQTGKDSSGNPEPLSGTTILSQLQTALSVALFGGSASGSINSLEQLGITVNSDGSGQLTLDSDTLDSALTNNFTDVTGFFQNDNSFGQTLQTTLNNLGTQAPDGAIFLAQQQNSSEETALNSDITNENALLATQKTQLTTELNQANQILQSIPSQLDEVNSIFDSITGFNPNQQ; encoded by the coding sequence ATGGGCACAGTTGGATTGAGTTTCGGATCGCCGACGAGTGGGCAGGGGTTTGACGTTGCATCCACAGTGGCGCAGATTCAGGCAGCGTCCTCAGCAATTGAGAATCCCTGGAACAGCCAGTTGACCGCACTACAGGCTCAGGACGCAGTTTTTACTTCATTGGGAACCGATCTTTCTACGCTGACAACTAGTGTTCAAGCGTTGACTGACTTTGAAGGCGTGTTCTCGGAGAAGGAGGGCTCGAGCTCCGACACCAACACCATCTCACTCACCAGCGCTTCCTCGAGTGCGGTGCCCGGCAGCTATACGGTTGTCGTTAACTCGCTGGCACAGACCTCCTCGTCGGTCTCGGACGCGGTTGCCAATTCCAACGATACTTTGTCGGGCAATGTGGTGATTACGGTAAACGGGAAGACTCAGACTGTTTCTGCGCAGGGCGATACGCTTTCCCAGCTGGCTGATGCTATCAACTCGGCGGGCGCTGGCGTGACGGCCTCCGTACTGACGGACTCTACCGGATCACGGCTGTCGCTTCAGAGTACGACCGGCGGATCGGCGGGTCAGATTGATGTGTCGACCAGTACCCTTAGCGATGGAGGGACGAGCCTCGGATTTACGACCCAGCCAGGGACCGATGGAAGCATCACGGTAGACGGAGCTTCGCTCGATGTGAGCTCGAATACGGTGACGAATGCGATTCCGGGTGTTACGTTTCAGCTGCTCGCAGACAGCGTCAACAAGACTAACCCAGTGCAAATCCAGGTCACCAGCGACAATAAGGATATAGAGACGGCTGTGAACAACTTCGTCAACGCGTATAACGCTGTGGCGACGGATCTCACGACCCAGACGGGGAAGGATTCGAGTGGTAATCCAGAGCCATTGTCAGGTACGACGATCCTGTCGCAGCTGCAGACCGCGCTTTCAGTAGCGCTGTTCGGAGGATCCGCCAGCGGCTCGATCAATAGTCTGGAACAACTCGGGATTACTGTGAATAGTGACGGGAGCGGCCAGTTGACCCTCGACTCCGACACCCTGGACAGCGCGCTGACCAATAACTTCACTGACGTGACTGGATTCTTTCAGAATGACAACAGCTTCGGCCAGACCTTACAGACTACGTTGAATAATCTTGGGACACAGGCACCGGACGGAGCGATCTTCCTGGCGCAGCAGCAGAACAGCAGCGAGGAGACTGCGCTAAATTCCGACATTACCAACGAGAATGCTTTGCTGGCAACGCAGAAGACCCAGTTGACCACGGAGCTGAACCAGGCGAACCAGATACTGCAGTCTATTCCAAGCCAGTTGGACGAGGTCAACTCCATCTTCGATTCCATTACGGGCTTTAACCCAAACCAGCAATAA
- the fliS gene encoding flagellar export chaperone FliS: MSETSYQQQALAGATGVQLIIALYDGAIRFLYRAMQCVEEGDVRGRRIAVKKVLDILMYLQARLRPDRGASVAASLADFYATMFTMTLEASHIESAEQFQEVIGLVRNVREAWVVVARDPEAGKVLPRELRTREEKFVAPSEVVAANSEVSASRWLA; this comes from the coding sequence ATGAGTGAGACAAGCTATCAGCAGCAGGCCTTGGCGGGTGCAACAGGAGTGCAGCTGATTATCGCGCTCTACGATGGGGCGATCCGCTTTCTCTACCGGGCGATGCAGTGTGTGGAAGAGGGTGACGTTCGTGGGCGGCGCATCGCTGTGAAGAAGGTGCTCGATATCTTGATGTATCTTCAGGCTCGTCTGCGGCCGGACAGGGGTGCAAGCGTTGCCGCTTCGCTGGCGGATTTTTATGCGACGATGTTCACAATGACGCTTGAGGCTTCGCACATTGAATCAGCGGAGCAGTTTCAGGAGGTGATTGGGTTGGTGCGTAATGTTCGCGAGGCCTGGGTGGTGGTGGCACGTGATCCTGAAGCAGGGAAGGTATTGCCGCGAGAGCTGCGAACACGCGAAGAGAAGTTTGTGGCGCCTTCGGAGGTGGTTGCAGCCAACAGCGAAGTGAGTGCTTCGCGATGGCTCGCCTAG
- a CDS encoding ABC transporter ATP-binding protein — MFERLRPLAPYLRRYWKHLAWGGVAVILYNTIKVLIPLVIGHAIDDMQHGITEAKVVHHTLRLLLIAVLSAIFLYITRQVIIGASREIEFDLRNDLFSNLERQAPSFFHTHRTGDIMARTTNDLNAVRQLLGPAIMYSANTIVFTAAALPFMYRISPKLTFFAFVPLPMASVLVQYFGNRIHRRFERIQAMFSDISAKAQENFSGARLIRAFAQEEAEISSFETANLEYIKRSLHLVRLMAMLWPTLEFVLGLSLMITLLVGGHEVVAHRISVGQFTSFNVYMVQLTWPMIAVGWVVNLFQRGTASVVRIDELLKQKPSIADAPTATDMPVNGDIEFRNLTFSYPDGPPVLQDINLRIPAGTSLAIVGPTGSGKSTLVGLIPRLHDAPPGEVFIDGQPIRNFTLAGLRQSIGFVPQETFLFSDTIRQNISFGRPEASQEQIQDAASIAHIGKEILEFPKGFDTMVGERGITLSGGQKQRTAIARAVIREPRILILDDALASVDTYTEERILNGLRQGMGSRTTVFISHRISTARNADQIAVLVAGRIAELGTHEELITRNGYYTSLFEKQRLEEELSVAT; from the coding sequence ATGTTCGAAAGACTTAGACCATTAGCACCCTACCTCCGTCGATATTGGAAACATCTCGCCTGGGGTGGGGTCGCGGTCATCCTCTACAACACCATTAAAGTTTTGATCCCGCTCGTCATCGGCCACGCCATCGACGACATGCAACACGGCATCACCGAAGCAAAGGTCGTCCATCACACCCTTCGCTTACTCCTGATTGCAGTCTTATCCGCAATCTTTCTCTACATCACGCGTCAGGTCATCATTGGAGCCTCTCGCGAGATCGAGTTCGACCTCCGCAACGATCTCTTCAGCAACCTCGAGCGCCAAGCTCCAAGCTTCTTTCACACTCATCGCACCGGCGACATCATGGCGCGCACAACCAACGACCTTAACGCCGTTCGCCAACTCCTCGGTCCGGCGATCATGTACAGCGCGAACACCATCGTCTTCACTGCGGCCGCGCTTCCCTTCATGTATCGCATCAGTCCGAAGCTGACCTTCTTCGCCTTCGTCCCCCTCCCCATGGCGTCGGTCCTCGTCCAATACTTCGGCAACCGTATTCACCGCCGGTTCGAACGCATTCAGGCGATGTTCTCCGACATCTCCGCGAAGGCTCAGGAAAACTTCTCCGGCGCCCGCCTCATCCGCGCCTTTGCGCAGGAGGAAGCTGAGATCTCCTCCTTCGAAACCGCCAACCTCGAGTACATCAAGCGCAGTCTGCACCTCGTTCGTCTCATGGCCATGCTCTGGCCCACCCTCGAGTTTGTGCTAGGTCTCTCCTTGATGATCACACTCCTCGTCGGCGGCCACGAAGTCGTCGCCCACCGCATATCCGTTGGCCAGTTCACTTCGTTCAACGTCTACATGGTGCAGCTTACCTGGCCCATGATTGCCGTCGGCTGGGTCGTCAATCTCTTCCAACGCGGCACTGCTTCAGTCGTCCGTATCGATGAACTCCTCAAGCAAAAACCGTCCATCGCGGACGCACCTACCGCAACTGATATGCCTGTCAATGGAGACATCGAGTTCCGCAATCTGACGTTCTCCTACCCCGATGGTCCGCCAGTTCTTCAAGATATCAACCTACGCATCCCCGCTGGCACTAGCCTCGCCATCGTCGGGCCCACCGGCTCAGGAAAATCTACTCTGGTCGGCCTCATCCCACGCCTTCATGACGCTCCACCAGGCGAAGTCTTCATCGACGGTCAGCCCATCCGCAACTTTACCTTGGCCGGGTTACGTCAGAGTATCGGCTTCGTTCCGCAAGAGACATTCCTCTTCTCCGACACCATCCGACAGAACATCTCCTTCGGCCGTCCCGAAGCGTCCCAGGAGCAGATTCAGGACGCAGCCAGCATCGCGCACATCGGCAAAGAGATCCTCGAGTTTCCCAAGGGTTTCGACACCATGGTCGGCGAACGGGGAATTACGCTCTCTGGCGGCCAAAAGCAGCGCACCGCAATCGCACGCGCAGTCATTCGCGAACCAAGGATTCTCATCCTCGACGACGCCCTCGCCAGCGTCGACACCTACACCGAGGAGCGCATCCTGAATGGCCTTCGTCAGGGCATGGGTAGCCGCACCACCGTCTTCATCTCCCACCGAATATCAACCGCCCGCAATGCGGATCAAATCGCAGTGTTAGTCGCGGGCCGCATCGCAGAGCTCGGCACCCACGAAGAGCTGATCACGCGCAACGGATACTACACCAGCCTCTTCGAGAAGCAGCGTCTCGAAGAAGAGCTCTCGGTAGCTACCTAG
- a CDS encoding FKBP-type peptidyl-prolyl cis-trans isomerase: MTAKLSSIALLAAITTAAIAQTTPTPKTTTATATHHTTIAAKTATTPPNIPKVVGIPKTLYAIKYVDIKVGTGPLAEDRKYYTVHYTGWLTNGTKFDSSFDHPGAEPITFPYGGHRVIAGWDTGFQGMHVGGKRRLFIPYQLAYGESGRPPVIPAKADLIFDLELVSQSDTPPAPKQAPPAPANPTAQPKPADAPTQPSTAPTPKPLTDTPPADSTTPSTPPTTPPHPEGL, translated from the coding sequence ATGACCGCCAAGCTCTCCTCGATCGCCCTCCTGGCCGCCATCACCACCGCCGCCATCGCCCAGACGACCCCCACCCCAAAGACAACAACCGCAACCGCCACGCATCACACCACAATCGCCGCGAAGACCGCCACAACACCACCTAATATCCCCAAAGTAGTCGGCATCCCAAAGACTCTCTACGCCATCAAGTACGTCGATATCAAGGTCGGAACCGGGCCACTCGCCGAAGACCGCAAGTATTACACCGTCCACTACACCGGCTGGCTCACCAACGGCACCAAGTTCGACTCCTCCTTCGACCATCCCGGCGCAGAACCCATCACCTTCCCGTACGGTGGACACCGCGTCATCGCCGGCTGGGACACAGGATTTCAGGGCATGCACGTCGGCGGCAAACGTCGCCTCTTCATCCCCTACCAGCTCGCATACGGCGAATCCGGCCGCCCCCCCGTCATCCCAGCCAAAGCCGACCTCATCTTCGACCTGGAGCTGGTCTCCCAGTCGGACACCCCACCCGCTCCTAAACAGGCACCCCCCGCCCCAGCAAATCCCACCGCCCAGCCAAAGCCGGCAGACGCCCCCACTCAACCTTCTACAGCCCCCACCCCCAAGCCATTGACAGATACGCCACCAGCAGATTCCACCACACCCTCAACTCCGCCGACGACTCCCCCGCACCCTGAGGGCCTGTAG
- a CDS encoding ArsR/SmtB family transcription factor: MVESSVAGLDSVFHALSDATRRAILRDVTLEAKTVGEIAEPYDMSLAAVSKHLQVLERAELIRREKKGNYRLVRLNADALRGAQAWLSYYENFWTGQLNALQSYLEAAETPREDVRNGNSGDGSAEG, from the coding sequence ATGGTTGAATCGTCGGTTGCCGGGCTGGATTCTGTGTTTCATGCTCTGTCGGATGCGACGCGGCGGGCGATCTTGCGGGATGTCACGCTGGAGGCCAAGACGGTTGGGGAGATTGCGGAGCCTTATGACATGTCGCTGGCAGCCGTGTCGAAGCACCTGCAGGTGTTAGAGCGGGCGGAGTTGATTCGGCGGGAGAAAAAAGGGAACTACCGGCTGGTGCGGTTGAACGCGGATGCTCTGCGGGGGGCGCAAGCCTGGCTGAGCTACTACGAAAACTTCTGGACTGGGCAGTTGAACGCTCTCCAGAGCTACCTGGAAGCGGCGGAGACGCCGAGAGAGGACGTTCGGAATGGCAACTCTGGAGATGGATCGGCAGAAGGGTAG
- a CDS encoding SRPBCC family protein translates to MATLEMDRQKGSVGESGALMLEMTRVIRASRVRVYEAWTRPEVLKEWFGSKANVVSTATFDVRDGGEYKIECFGKPCNPKPGEVDESRVLVLRGEYRKLIPNELLQFTWCGDRDPSEVSLVTVSLRDVEGGTEITLRHEQFATESSRDDHQHGWSDLLPNLAKLLEG, encoded by the coding sequence ATGGCAACTCTGGAGATGGATCGGCAGAAGGGTAGTGTTGGTGAGAGTGGCGCTCTGATGTTGGAGATGACACGCGTGATTCGTGCGAGCCGTGTTCGAGTGTATGAGGCGTGGACTCGACCGGAGGTTCTGAAGGAGTGGTTCGGATCGAAGGCCAACGTCGTGTCGACGGCGACGTTTGATGTGCGCGACGGCGGGGAGTACAAGATTGAGTGTTTCGGTAAGCCGTGCAATCCGAAGCCTGGTGAGGTGGATGAGAGCAGGGTATTGGTTCTTCGCGGTGAGTATCGGAAGTTGATTCCGAATGAGCTGCTGCAGTTTACCTGGTGTGGAGACCGGGATCCGTCTGAGGTTTCGCTCGTAACTGTCTCGTTGAGAGATGTGGAGGGTGGAACAGAGATTACGTTGAGGCATGAGCAGTTTGCGACCGAGAGCTCGCGTGATGACCACCAGCATGGTTGGAGTGATCTGCTGCCTAACCTGGCGAAGTTGCTTGAGGGCTGA